Below is a genomic region from Macaca thibetana thibetana isolate TM-01 chromosome 1, ASM2454274v1, whole genome shotgun sequence.
ccgccgccgcctcgtGTTGACCGCAAGCAGCCCGGGCCCACGGAGCTCCGGCTGCCGTGAGAGTGTCAGCACGGCCCCGGCAGCCACTCGGAGGACTTGTTGCTGCTGCGCTGCCGCCGCTGCGGGGAAGCCGGCTGCTCCGGGGCTTGGTGCGGTCTGGGAGCCGGAGGGTGGCCCGTGTGAGTGTGAGCGCAAGCGCCCCGGACCTTCGCGGTGCGCCTGAACTGTGCGCTTCCTTGTCTTTGGTCGGGGTGACGGCGGGGGCGTGTCCCCGGCCCAGAGCGTCTGTCTGTCCCGTCCTAGCGGGGGACCGCGTGTGTGCTTGCTTCTACTTCCCCGCGTCCTCCCTCTCTCCGCCTACCTCTCTCCGGAGCTTCCTGCCCTAACCCCAACCACCTGTGCACCAGAGAAATCCAACTCCTCCCGCTCCGCGTCCTAGGGGGGataggcaggggcagggccacGCCGCAGAGggggccgccgccgcctcctgcctcttcttcgtctcctccccctcccccgtcTGACGCTGCCTCCTCGGGAAGGGTGTTTGGAGGGCAGCGGCCGCCCCAAGCCGGAGCCCCGCAGCGCTTCTTATGATCAGCTCGGTGTGTGTCTCCTCCTACCGCGGGCGCAAGTCGGGGAACAAGCCTCCGTCCAAAACATGTCTGAAGGAGGAGATGGCCAAGGGCGAGGCGTCGGAGAAGATCATCATCAACGTGGGCGGCACGCGACATGAGACCTACCGCAGCACCCTGCGCACCCTACCGGGAACCCGCCTCGCCTGGCTGGCCGACCCCGACGGCGGGGGCCGGCCCGAGACCGATGGCGGCGGTGcgggcggcagcggcggcggggGCTGCGAGTTCTTCTTCGACAGGCACCCGGGCGTCTTCGCCTACGTGCTCAACTACTACCGCACCGGCAAGCTGCACTGCCCCGCCGACGTGTGCGGGCCGCTCTTCGAAGAGGAGCTCACCTTCTGGGGCATCGACGAGACCGACGTGGAACCCTGCTGCTGGATGACCTACCGGCAGCACCGCGACGCCGAGGAGGCGCTCGACATCTTCGAGAGTCCGGACGGAGGCGGCAGCGGCGCGGGGCCCAGCGACGAGGCCGGCGACGATGAACGGGAGCTGGCCCTGCAGCGATTGGGCCCCCACGAGGGAGGCGCGGGCCACGGCGCCGGGTCTGGGGGCTGCCGCGGCTGGCAGCCCCGCATGTGGGCGCTCTTCGAGGATCCCTACTCCTCCCGGGCGGCTAGGGTGAGTGGCAGGAGCCCATGTCTCCCCATCTTGGGTCTGCAAGGGGCCGTGGTGGGTGGCGTGTaggggctgggaggagcaggGACCGAGCCTGACTTACCTTACCACCGCAGATTGTTCCCGCCTTCCTCTCAACCCCCCTCCGAGGCCTGCAGGGGAATTACAcactcccaccctctcccctgcACGCTCCATCAGGAGATTGCACACACTTGACTTACTACTTGGACCCAGTCCCAGCTGCCTGCTTTGCCGCATCCCCTCCAGTGAGTGGGGTGCCCAGCTCAGCTCCTCCACCACCTTCTTTGGTCTGCACAGGCCGCCTTATCTTCAGCTGCCCTCCACTCCGCACAGGACTACGGTCCTGGAGAGCTGAAATTTGGCCTTTTGCTGGGGGCAGGCAAGGTTGAGAGGAAGGAAACTAGGGTGGGTTTTGTTAGATGCTTCCATGCGATGCCACCTCATTTACATCCTCCCAGCAGCTCAGTGTGCCCACAACTATGCACTTGGAGAGAGGAGGATATAGGCTTCAGCATCTTCAGCTCAGAAGAGGCAAAGCTGAGACCACAATCCGGCCTCCTTTCCAGGTTTAGGAGAGGCCTTCTTTCTCCCAGGGAGAATGCCATGCCCCCCAGGCTTCCTGCACACCTGGGATGTCCTGGCCTCAGCTGGGgtgagaagaaaattaaacagaaaggGCCTAATGTTCTAGGCCTTGGAGGCTCCCACGGCCAGTGGCCAGCCACAGGCTTGCTGGTGATTATACCAGATTTTTGTTGCCGCTTTTCTTTCTGCTGCAGCACAAACTCTTTCCAGAAAGCCCTGGTTCAGATTACTGCTTGAAATGGGTATATGAAGGAAGGGGGAAGCACAGGTTGATTTAGGCAAGACCTACCACCTCCTCCCCAAGTAAATCCAGTTTCCCTAACCCCTTTAGGTGGAAGGGGAAAATGGGGGAGATGCTTGCCCCATTATGCTTggacagctaaaaaaaaaaaaaaaaaaaaattccctgaagGATGGCTTTagattctttaaagaaagaaaactctgggGGCTGGTGTTGGATCTCATGATCAGCAGCCTAAAGCCTGGTTGGGGGTCTGTCTGGGAGACAGGAAAGAGCAATGTAACTTGTTGGGTCTGGGGACTGCTGCTTGCTGTGGAACCTGGTTGGTTCTTCTGGCATCCCAAATTGTCATGTTAATGAGTCTCAGAGCGCCCTCCCTTTCGCAGCACTCCTGTGCTGGACTCCGTCCTAGACATAGAAGAAGGCAGGGTAGAGAATTGGGGAACAGGCCTGCAGGGAAAAGCCAGGCTGGCATAAATGCCAGGCCAGGGCAGATACATCTTCTGactggaggagaagggaggagcagAGGTCTCAGGGGCCGTGGCATActgggctggggctgcaggcagccATGAGAAGGCAGGGATCTTTCGCAGGACtgagaacaaagctagaggcaacTGCCTGGGGTTCTTTCCTTGTAGCCCTGAGACCGGCTCAGAAGGTGAGGGCACAGTGATGTCCCTGGTCTGGGTCTGCTGTGAGTTCTGCGGGCTTCTTATGTAGATCACTAACCTTGCTAGTGTTAGCACTTGGCTGTCTGCATTAGGGGAGAGAGACAGGCACACATCATTCAGACTCTTTcaaagttgggggtgggggaggagagagagagatagagatggGGAAAGGGGACAAACCAGGGAAGCAGGCCTGGGATGAGGTGGTTAGGGGAGCTAGGCCCTATTTCTGAGCATTCTGGGATTTCTGGGGGCTTTTCACCTACTCTTGTTCCTCTCTGGAATTCTAAGTGGCACCCCACATATCACtgagtttattttcttcctaacaCTGCTGAATGGCCAAGCCGGGGGGCCTCTTTGAGTAAGCTCAGAGCCTGGCCTGCCCCTTGAAGTCTTCCAGGAACCCAAGGTGTGCTTCACCCCTTTGACATGGAATCACATCAGCCCAGGCATTCCAGTTGCGGTCTTGAAGTTTATGATGGGGTAAGgttaattctttcatttaaacATTGAGAAAACCAGGATTCAGAGACAAAGTTTCTTGCCAAAGACATTTAACTAATAGCAGAGCCAGGAAACCACCCCTAGTTTCCAGCCTTCTGGTTGTTCATCCTGATGTGAATATCTGGATGGAGTTCTGGCCAGCGCATGTGCCAAAAGAGGACTTGCCTCCTGCTGAGGAGCCCAGGCACAGGCAGCCCTCACCTGCTCCCGGGACACACAAGTgagaatacataatttttaaaaattaatgaataactGCTCATTATTGAGCACCCCAGACAGATACATTGCTATGTATACTTTACATTAATCTCTAATCCTCCCAATAAACTTAAAACCCAGTGATTATCCCTGTTTAATGGATTGAGGCTGTGAGAAGGTAAACAGTTGCCTGAGATCACATAGCCAGATAGTGGCCAGGCTTTGAATCAAAGCCAGAGTCCCTGACTCCCAAGCCGTTGCTCTTGTGATTACAACACCTACTTTCCACTGAACTAGGCTGTTTTTGAGGCAGAGAGCTTGTTTCTTACTCTGGCCTGAGAGGTGTCCTTCTGAGGTTCTGTAACTCCTGTGGATGGCATCAGAAAACCCAGGGGCAGATGGAGACGTCAGAAGGAAGACTTACTGTATTACCCCTCCAGGCCTGAGGGTACTGTGCCATGCGGGGAGTTCTGGGGCTGCACTTTCCCCCCTCCATTTGCCCCTGGCTAGTCACGCTGTCCGTTTCTTCCCACCCCTGTTCCCCTGGGTATGTGTGCTTCCTTCCCTCGCTCACAGCTACCTCCTTCCTAGAAGGGCCCACAGCACTGTGGGGTGGTGGGCGAAGAGGGGCAGAGGAGCAGTGCTCTGCCCTGAGGCATCCTTTCGCACACATCAACCTGGTCATTCGAGTAGTGCATTGTGACAGCAGCAAAATGATACAAATGGAAAGTGAACTGAGCTGATTATGAGAGCTTGTTGCCTAGCTACAGACCTGGCCCAAGGAGCTGTTCCGCTCAGGCAGGCTCCTGGGCTGGGATGCTCAACCCTGCTCTACTGTGCTGGGCCCATGGTCGGCTGCTGCTGTGGTTCTGTTTCTGTGGCCTGAGCTGGGAACAGGCACGAGGGGCAGACTGGTCCTGTCCCCACCTGCCTACTGCCCAGGGCAGAGTGAAGGCTCACCATGGAGACTTCACAGCCTCAGGGGGCCCAGTGGAGGTTTGGCAGCGTCCAGAGCTTTAGAAACCTGCACCTTCTTTTCTGAGAGCGGACGAGAGGCCTGAAGAACGGGGCCAGGACGCCCTTCCCCTACGCAAGTCTCCAAGGTCTCCGGGGCAGGGCTGGCTTTAGCTCAGCTATCAGCCTTATTAAGGATTACAGTTCCTCTCCTTTGGCTAAATCAGCGcatttttcctgtgctgtttccCTTTTGAGTAGAGGAGGGGACCCACAGGAACTCCCTGCTCCATGAAGGCAGCTCCAGCAGGGTCCTCCCCTTTGTTAAGTGTCAGTTACTATGTGGGAGGCTTGGCCTGTGCTTTCTGCTACTACTCATCTGGCCTAGGTGAGGAAGGTATTGTTAACATCTGTATATCagtatacagatgaggaaacaggcctgGCGAGGCTTTCTCAAGGTCGCACCGCTTGTGGTAGAAGTAGGATCCAAACCCAGGTCTCATGAATCTAAGTCCGTGCTCCTCCTGTGGCCTCTGGCTCCTGCCCAGAGAGGATCTCTGGCTTCCAGAGGGTGGCTCCTCACTGGAGAGCTTCTTCCTCCACTCTGTTCTTATCTCTTCCTTTACTTCTCACTCCCTAGAATTGCTCAAGTCTAACCTCTCTTCTTACTGTGGTATTTCTATAGGAAAAATGAAGGGAGGCATGGTTAGGAGAAAAGACTGAGGGAAGCTCCCTTGCCCAGGCAGAGCATGAAACCAAGGCCGCCTAGGAAAGGAGCGGAGCTGCATTCCTGCCTGCCGCTTCTGAAGCTCCCTGGCTTCTCTGGTCTGGGCATTGCCTGGGGGACAGGTCAGTGGTCACAACAGGCTTTAGAGTGAGGGCTAGTACTCACTGATGCTGTGCCCTCTGAGCTGGGGTGAGCCAGGAACGTGAGCGCAGGAGGGCAGTACCCTGGCTTTCTGAGCTCCCCAGGAGGGCAGTGCCAGCCTGCCCTGGGCAGCCTCTCCACCTCCTTCCTGAGGAGCAGGCAGGGGCCAGGCTGAAGGCTGCAGGACTCCCTGCACACCCTGCCCTCAGGGCAACCTCCCGGTTTCCTCTtgggtttgttttcttctcttgttctGAACAAACCAACATTTGTCTCTGAACATCTTTTCTCTGAATGCTGAGGTGTTTCTGGTTGTCACATTTGGGGTGGGGTGTGGAGTaggggaaggggagaaaatagACCAGCTATTTTGGAGACTTGGGGGaagagcaggcaggcaggaacaGAGCCAGGCAGCTTGGCCTTGAGGGTAGGAGACTCTGAGCCCTTCACCCCCACCCATGGGCAGTGTCAGCCTGGGATGCTGGGCACCAGAGCTCTGTGCCACCCTTATTCCCTGTGCATAACTGACTTGCCATGACCTCTGGCCCTGCTCCCTTCTGGAATTTTCTTCTGGCTAAGGGGTGGTCACCTGGTCTCTAGCAAGGGTCCTTATCAGGAAGTGGACCTGGCTCACCCTGGAGGGCAGCAAAGGTCCTAGGGCCCCAGTCCCTAGAGGTATTACTGGGCGTATACCCTTGTCACTTCGTCCCAGTCAGTGGGTCTGACGACCTCTTCTTCTGACAGGCTCACCAGGACcaggagagagagcagggggTCGGCTTGGCCCCAGTCATTCAGAAAACACTTACTGCACACTTACCATACATATGCCATACACATGTGGGGTTCTAGAAATCCAAAGATGAGTCAGAGGGGGTCCCCTGCTCCTGACGAAAGCCAAGTCGGGTGGAGTAAGTGGCGGTCAAGGGAAATTAGGTGACAAGAAATGGCAACAGTAATACAAGATGGATCAGGAGAGGTGCCACAGGAGTCATAAAAAAGTAAAGTTCAATAGGAAGTGAGAGGAGGAATCAATAAATCCCACCTCTATGTGGGATGAGATGTAGGAGGTGTTCAGAGAGGCTTCCACAAGGAAATAGAAGTTGAGTTGGGTGGGCCTTGTAGGATACTGAATTAGcaccttaaataatttttttaaaagaggtacattataaataaatacataaataaataaaagttcagtGTGGGTAGTGCTAAACCACGCAGTATTAGGGAGAGGGGGAATTTTCTGGTCAGGCGACCAGCCCAAGCAGAGCTAGGACATTTTGGGGCCCAGATGGGCAATAACCAGGAATTTTGTTAGACTGAATAGTGGCTTCTTAGTTAGTGATTCGGGCTAACCTGAATTCCTTCTGGGGTAGGGACTCATCTGTTCTGGGCAACCCAGAGGCCCTGAGAGGCCCCAAGTGTGGGCTCATCGGAGCGTGAGCATAGGTAGAGGTGGGTTCTGGACACTGGGACCAGAAGGTCCTGGCTCagcatggggtgggggcagggccagGTCCTGTTCCAGGGCCACGTCCTGTTCCTAGCGGGGAGGAGGGGATGTTTCTCTACTGGGACCTGGGCCTTAGTGCGGGCCCTCAGCTAGGAACCAGGGATAGCTCAGAGATGCTTTGTTTGGCAGACCCTCTCATTTCCTGCCTCTTACCCCCAGGACTGCCCCACTGTCTTCCAGCACTGCCTGGGCATGAGGATCTTGCTTCCCCGGAAGGCTCAGTCCCTCAGTCCCTCACCCCATCCCCACAGATCTTACTCTGCTAGTGTCTTTGGCTGTGTTCTCAATTTTCCTTTCTCCTACACTTCATCCTTAATATAGGTTTTTGGGCCCGAGTCTCCTTATGTTTATCTGTCCATCTGTCTCCCTGGCCCTTCTTCCCTGGgctctcctcccctgcccccgcTGATTGTATTCAGTTCCCAATGATTGGTGTCTATCACCTCTCCCCTCGACCCAGCCTGTGCCAGATTCCTGGAACGCTCTAGGCTTTGTGCTGAGTTTTACAA
It encodes:
- the KCNC4 gene encoding potassium voltage-gated channel subfamily C member 4 isoform X5 → MISSVCVSSYRGRKSGNKPPSKTCLKEEMAKGEASEKIIINVGGTRHETYRSTLRTLPGTRLAWLADPDGGGRPETDGGGAGGSGGGGCEFFFDRHPGVFAYVLNYYRTGKLHCPADVCGPLFEEELTFWGIDETDVEPCCWMTYRQHRDAEEALDIFESPDGGGSGAGPSDEAGDDERELALQRLGPHEGGAGHGAGSGGCRGWQPRMWALFEDPYSSRAARTLSRMAMPMQCCPTRRELASPNPWPPPLPLRSAGPCDAPPLETETRRQLPASCSALGTMPAPMVVSGKAHSSSVTFPFSIHLRLHALQLLGLCSCHIEEGGWARHGIILRSLLHQLLGTMEYPRVVTADGATWGRARVGQAAAGVMACEPQATSGTFLTASMQGCRAMVPFSTALEL